The Agrobacterium vitis genome has a segment encoding these proteins:
- a CDS encoding response regulator transcription factor, which produces MAKVILIEDDEDTAQDICAELKDYGYAVDWESDGARGLERARNGGADILIVDRMLPGMDGLAVIDTLRREQVRTPVLVISALSAVNDRVRGLRAGGDDYLTKPFAILELVARVEALLRRPADMSAKVLRVGPLELDLLERSACRGEREIELLPREFKLLEYMMRHCEQLLTRGMLFEEVWKYKFVPDSNLIDVHMGRLRRKIDHPGDHPMISNIRGEGFVLRAPG; this is translated from the coding sequence ATGGCGAAAGTTATCCTTATTGAGGATGATGAAGATACGGCACAAGATATCTGCGCTGAGCTGAAAGATTACGGATACGCCGTTGACTGGGAATCCGATGGTGCCAGGGGCCTTGAACGCGCAAGGAATGGCGGGGCTGATATCCTGATCGTTGACCGTATGCTGCCTGGTATGGATGGCCTTGCTGTGATTGATACACTGCGGCGCGAACAGGTTCGCACGCCTGTGCTTGTCATCAGTGCTCTCAGTGCCGTCAATGACCGTGTGCGCGGCCTGCGGGCCGGTGGCGACGACTATCTCACCAAGCCCTTTGCGATCCTCGAACTTGTCGCCCGTGTGGAAGCCCTTCTTCGCCGCCCCGCTGACATGTCGGCAAAAGTGCTGCGGGTTGGACCGCTTGAGCTTGACCTTCTGGAGCGAAGCGCTTGCCGCGGCGAAAGAGAAATTGAGCTTCTCCCCCGTGAATTCAAGCTGCTCGAATATATGATGCGCCATTGCGAGCAGCTTCTGACCCGAGGAATGCTGTTTGAGGAAGTCTGGAAATATAAATTCGTTCCCGATTCAAACCTCATCGATGTGCATATGGGTCGGCTCAGGCGAAAAATTGATCATCCGGGAGATCACCCGATGATCTCCAATATTCGTGGAGAAGGTTTTGTACTTCGCGCGCCCGGTTGA